A region of Chloroflexaceae bacterium DNA encodes the following proteins:
- a CDS encoding ATP-binding protein produces MRYLLDQQSYDEMLRRKGHSRDCYVRDTEYLHHLYIDGVKYTVARAVYACLKEAQAREDSDAILHLQMHVHDLEQLIAEARARGENIASLRALGDPPPSEDEARPHLNNSFLPPPPQTLAETGLNRTFLTEHLLRVLYNRGRMTGRELADALCLYYRIVEELIQDLRRVEQIDIIGQKGFGDINYEYVLTPRGQEAAQAALLKTQYAGPAPVPIDDWIASVKAQTVKNVKVTRKNIRDAFHGLVIDESILNWVGPAVNSGSSVMLFGYPGNGKTTIAERITHLMGDDIFIPQTIYADGAIIKMYDAIVHEPPKRPWDEQQEYDRRWVRISRPVVIVGGELTLEQLNLIYNESSKIYEAPFQMKANCGIFLIDDFGRQQVRVFDLLNRWIVPLEKRFDYLNTVTGQKIQIPFDQLIMFSTNLDPKDLGDEALLRRIKFKFEIIDPTEEQWREIWKIMCKARGVRYDDRALDYLVNKWYRPDNRPFRMCQPRDILDQLISIAKYNMEQPALTADLLDAACLTYFPSKEKKNFGAKVRLDL; encoded by the coding sequence ATGCGCTACCTGCTCGATCAGCAATCCTACGACGAGATGCTTCGCCGCAAGGGCCATTCGCGCGATTGCTACGTCCGCGACACCGAATACCTGCACCATCTGTATATTGACGGGGTCAAATACACCGTGGCGCGCGCGGTGTACGCCTGCTTGAAAGAGGCCCAGGCCAGGGAAGACAGCGACGCCATCCTCCACCTCCAGATGCATGTGCATGACCTCGAGCAGTTGATCGCCGAGGCGCGGGCGCGGGGCGAGAACATCGCCAGTCTGCGCGCCCTTGGCGACCCGCCGCCCTCAGAGGACGAGGCGCGCCCGCACCTGAACAACAGCTTCCTGCCTCCCCCGCCCCAGACCCTGGCGGAAACCGGCCTCAACCGCACCTTTCTGACCGAGCACCTCCTGCGCGTGCTCTACAATCGCGGGCGCATGACCGGACGCGAACTGGCCGACGCGCTATGTCTCTACTACCGGATTGTCGAGGAATTGATCCAGGATCTGCGGCGGGTGGAACAGATTGACATCATTGGGCAGAAAGGCTTCGGCGACATCAACTACGAGTATGTGCTCACCCCCCGCGGGCAGGAGGCCGCCCAGGCCGCCCTGCTCAAGACCCAGTACGCCGGCCCGGCCCCGGTGCCAATTGACGACTGGATCGCCTCGGTCAAGGCCCAGACGGTCAAGAACGTCAAGGTGACGCGCAAAAACATCCGCGACGCCTTCCACGGCCTGGTGATTGACGAGTCGATCCTCAACTGGGTCGGCCCGGCGGTAAACTCGGGGTCCTCAGTGATGCTCTTTGGCTACCCTGGCAATGGCAAGACCACCATCGCCGAGCGCATCACCCACCTGATGGGGGATGACATCTTTATTCCGCAGACGATCTACGCCGACGGCGCGATTATTAAAATGTACGACGCTATTGTGCATGAACCGCCGAAGCGCCCCTGGGACGAGCAGCAGGAGTATGACCGGCGCTGGGTGCGCATCAGCCGCCCGGTGGTGATCGTCGGCGGCGAGTTGACCCTGGAGCAGTTGAACCTGATCTACAACGAGTCGTCAAAAATCTACGAAGCGCCCTTCCAGATGAAGGCCAACTGCGGCATCTTCCTGATTGACGACTTCGGGCGCCAGCAGGTGCGCGTCTTCGACCTGCTCAACCGCTGGATCGTGCCCCTGGAGAAACGCTTCGACTACCTCAACACCGTCACCGGGCAGAAGATCCAGATCCCCTTCGACCAGTTGATTATGTTCTCCACCAACCTGGACCCGAAGGATCTCGGCGATGAGGCCCTGTTGCGGCGCATCAAGTTCAAGTTTGAGATCATTGACCCCACTGAGGAGCAGTGGCGGGAGATCTGGAAGATCATGTGCAAGGCGCGGGGCGTGCGCTACGACGACCGGGCGCTCGATTACCTGGTCAACAAATGGTACAGGCCGGACAACCGGCCCTTCCGCATGTGCCAGCCGCGCGATATCCTCGACCAGTTGATTTCCATCGCGAAATACAACATGGAACAACCGGCGCTCACCGCCGACCTGCTCGACGCGGCCTGTCTGACGTACTTCCCCAGCAAGGAGAAGAAGAACTTCGGGGCCAAGGTGCGGCTGGATCTCTAA
- a CDS encoding succinate dehydrogenase/fumarate reductase iron-sulfur subunit, producing the protein MKLTLKVWRQKNSKTPGEFKTYQADHISPDMSFLEMLDVVNQELILRGEEPIAFDHDCREGICGMCSLMINGVAHGPKAAITTCQLHMRSFKDGDTITIEPWRALPFPIIKDLVVDRSSFDRIIQAGGYISVSTGSAPDANTIPVPKPDADKAMDAAACIGCGACVAACPNGSAMLFVAAKAAHLSFLPQGQAERYQRAVNMVMQQDLEGFGNCTNIGECSAVCPKEISMDTIARLNRDLIVAALKGIEPTVQPAAAKAS; encoded by the coding sequence ATGAAGCTCACTCTCAAGGTCTGGCGTCAGAAGAACAGCAAGACGCCAGGCGAGTTCAAGACCTACCAGGCCGACCATATCAGCCCGGATATGTCGTTCCTGGAAATGCTCGATGTGGTCAATCAAGAGCTTATCTTGAGGGGCGAGGAGCCGATCGCCTTTGACCATGACTGCCGTGAGGGCATCTGCGGCATGTGCTCGCTGATGATCAACGGCGTCGCCCACGGCCCCAAGGCGGCGATCACCACCTGCCAGTTGCACATGCGCAGCTTCAAAGATGGTGACACTATCACCATCGAGCCGTGGCGCGCTTTGCCTTTCCCGATTATCAAAGACCTGGTGGTGGACCGGTCGAGCTTCGACCGGATCATCCAGGCCGGCGGGTACATCAGCGTCTCCACCGGCTCGGCCCCCGATGCCAACACCATCCCCGTACCGAAGCCCGACGCCGACAAGGCCATGGACGCCGCCGCCTGCATCGGCTGCGGAGCCTGCGTCGCGGCCTGTCCCAACGGCTCGGCGATGCTCTTCGTGGCCGCCAAGGCCGCCCATCTGAGCTTCCTCCCCCAGGGCCAGGCGGAACGGTATCAGCGAGCAGTCAACATGGTGATGCAGCAGGATCTCGAAGGCTTCGGCAACTGCACCAACATCGGCGAATGCTCCGCCGTCTGCCCGAAGGAGATCAGCATGGACACTATCGCCCGGCTTAACCGCGATCTGATTGTCGCCGCGCTCAAGGGCATCGAACCAACGGTGCAGCCGGCCGCGGCCAAGGCCAGTTAA
- the tsaE gene encoding tRNA (adenosine(37)-N6)-threonylcarbamoyltransferase complex ATPase subunit type 1 TsaE, which yields MSDQRLPAAQTAHELDFISHSPAQTERVGQRLGERLRAGDVVLLAGTFGVGKTQFVRGVARGLDSPDLVTSPSFVLVNEYRAGPRHRGMPIYHVDLYRIAEERELATIGLEELWSGEGVCLIEWPERALGRIPAEHLAIYMQHLSETKRRLRFVPHGRRYVELVTAFKETAFHG from the coding sequence ATGAGCGACCAGCGCCTGCCGGCGGCCCAGACCGCCCACGAGCTTGATTTCATCAGCCATAGCCCCGCGCAGACCGAGCGCGTCGGCCAGCGGCTCGGCGAGCGCCTGCGCGCGGGGGATGTCGTGCTGCTGGCGGGCACGTTCGGCGTCGGGAAAACCCAGTTCGTGCGCGGGGTCGCGCGGGGTCTCGATTCACCCGATCTGGTCACCAGCCCCAGCTTTGTCCTGGTGAACGAGTACCGCGCCGGTCCGCGCCATCGGGGTATGCCGATTTACCATGTCGATCTGTACCGTATCGCCGAGGAGCGCGAGCTGGCGACCATTGGCCTCGAAGAACTCTGGTCGGGCGAGGGCGTCTGTCTGATCGAGTGGCCCGAGCGGGCGCTGGGGCGCATCCCCGCCGAGCATCTGGCGATCTACATGCAGCATCTCAGCGAAACCAAGCGCCGGCTGCGCTTCGTTCCTCACGGCCGGCGCTACGTCGAACTGGTGACGGCATTTAAGGAGACGGCGTTTCACGGATGA
- the tsaB gene encoding tRNA (adenosine(37)-N6)-threonylcarbamoyltransferase complex dimerization subunit type 1 TsaB, translated as MLLAIDTATSLTGIALYDGRGPLAECVWESGRNHTAQLLPQLDRLLGYAGVERGALRAVGVALGPGSWSGLRVGMSVAKGLALAGGLALLGISTLEALAYQHAHAGVPIYPLIRLGRDRFATAAFHFAADPVRREPDRNVTLDELCAAVEDQALFCGDLDEGAVARIQGALGARALFPRPAANLRRPAFLAELAWQRLVSGEQDDLATLEPIYLGEPIRPRL; from the coding sequence ATGCTGCTGGCAATAGACACTGCGACCAGCCTCACGGGGATCGCGCTGTACGATGGGCGCGGGCCGCTGGCGGAGTGCGTCTGGGAGTCGGGGCGCAACCATACGGCCCAACTGCTGCCGCAACTCGACCGGTTGCTCGGCTACGCCGGAGTGGAACGCGGGGCGCTGCGGGCGGTGGGGGTGGCCCTTGGCCCGGGCAGTTGGAGCGGCCTGCGGGTGGGCATGAGCGTGGCCAAGGGCCTGGCCCTGGCGGGCGGGCTGGCCCTGCTGGGGATCAGCACCCTGGAGGCCCTGGCCTACCAGCATGCTCATGCTGGCGTGCCGATCTACCCGTTGATCCGCCTGGGACGCGACCGCTTCGCGACGGCGGCGTTTCACTTCGCCGCCGATCCGGTGCGCCGCGAGCCGGATCGCAACGTGACCCTGGATGAACTCTGCGCTGCGGTTGAGGACCAGGCCCTGTTCTGTGGCGATCTGGACGAGGGCGCCGTGGCCCGGATTCAGGGCGCGCTTGGCGCGCGGGCGCTCTTTCCGCGCCCGGCGGCCAACCTGCGCCGGCCCGCCTTTCTGGCCGAACTGGCCTGGCAGCGTCTGGTCAGCGGCGAACAGGATGACCTGGCGACCCTGGAGCCGATCTACCTGGGCGAGCCGATAAGGCCGCGCCTATGA
- a CDS encoding DUF3662 and FHA domain-containing protein, which produces MSALSRFEQFMEQLVEGSVARLFRSPVQPVEIARRLERAMESHQTISVRRVIVPSFYRAYLNPQDFAAFEPVRPQIEQEMATYLSELAQERGFAMLEHPRVMLAADAAVPKRTIQVVAEMTNSQGAETTQVIPPAAAAPAARKNHALLLLQTPEGPHSIPLESTAIAIGRGLNNDVILEDSRVSRHHAQLRYRQRRFWIIDLGSTNGTFVNGARVSETALRDGDIISLGGLELTFRDS; this is translated from the coding sequence ATGTCGGCGCTGAGCCGCTTTGAGCAATTCATGGAGCAACTGGTAGAGGGGTCGGTGGCGCGCCTCTTCCGCAGCCCGGTGCAGCCAGTGGAGATCGCCCGGCGCCTGGAGCGGGCTATGGAGAGCCACCAGACCATCAGCGTCAGGCGCGTGATCGTGCCGAGCTTCTACCGCGCCTACCTCAATCCGCAGGATTTCGCCGCCTTCGAGCCGGTGCGGCCGCAAATCGAGCAGGAAATGGCCACCTACCTGAGCGAACTGGCCCAGGAACGCGGCTTTGCCATGCTCGAACACCCCCGCGTGATGCTGGCCGCAGACGCCGCGGTGCCGAAGCGCACCATCCAGGTCGTCGCCGAGATGACCAACAGCCAGGGGGCGGAGACCACCCAGGTCATTCCGCCGGCTGCCGCCGCGCCAGCAGCGCGCAAGAACCACGCCCTGCTACTGCTCCAGACGCCCGAAGGGCCGCACTCAATCCCTCTGGAGAGCACCGCCATCGCCATCGGGCGCGGCCTCAACAACGATGTCATCCTCGAAGACAGCCGCGTCTCGCGCCACCACGCCCAGTTGCGCTACCGGCAACGGCGGTTCTGGATCATCGATCTGGGCAGCACGAATGGCACCTTCGTCAACGGCGCGCGCGTCAGCGAAACCGCCCTTCGCGACGGCGACATCATCTCCCTGGGCGGCCTGGAATTGACCTTTCGCGACAGCTAG
- a CDS encoding succinate dehydrogenase cytochrome b subunit, translating to MTGVLTLYRTSVGKKVIMAVTGFILVGFVVFHMYGNLKMYQGPEVFNAYAAGLRELGYPVFGHEHLLWVARVILLASVVLHIWSATMLTMQSQKNTFANGVSSMRRYGEKKRQTGYAAYTMRFGGIVIFLFIIYHLLHLTFGVVGYGPGEFKHPHGGEYEVYSNVVKGFQNPLISGFYIFAMIPLGLHLYHGVWSMFQTLGLNNAMYTRLLRGLAVLVALAVVIGNISFPIAVMAGIVGPAA from the coding sequence ATGACAGGGGTCCTCACGCTTTACCGAACGTCGGTCGGCAAGAAGGTGATCATGGCGGTCACCGGTTTCATCCTTGTCGGTTTCGTGGTCTTCCACATGTACGGCAACCTGAAGATGTACCAGGGGCCGGAGGTGTTCAACGCCTATGCGGCGGGACTGCGTGAACTGGGCTATCCTGTCTTCGGGCATGAGCACCTGCTGTGGGTCGCCCGTGTCATTTTGCTGGCCTCGGTAGTGCTGCACATCTGGTCGGCCACCATGTTGACGATGCAGAGCCAGAAGAATACATTCGCCAACGGCGTGAGCAGCATGAGACGCTATGGGGAGAAGAAGCGCCAGACGGGCTACGCTGCCTATACCATGCGCTTTGGCGGGATTGTGATCTTCCTGTTCATCATTTACCATCTGCTGCATCTTACCTTCGGGGTCGTGGGATACGGGCCGGGTGAGTTCAAGCATCCGCACGGCGGCGAGTACGAGGTGTACAGCAATGTTGTGAAAGGCTTTCAGAACCCGCTGATCTCCGGCTTTTACATCTTTGCGATGATCCCCCTGGGGCTCCACCTGTACCACGGGGTGTGGAGCATGTTTCAGACCCTCGGCCTGAATAACGCGATGTATACGCGGCTGCTGCGTGGTCTGGCGGTTCTGGTCGCTCTGGCGGTGGTGATCGGCAACATCTCGTTCCCGATCGCGGTGATGGCCGGGATCGTCGGCCCGGCGGCGTAA
- a CDS encoding fumarate reductase/succinate dehydrogenase flavoprotein subunit codes for MSETKSETTTRTGVRTVEYVKSLDSKAPGGPIEQRWDKHRFEMKLVNPANRRRYTIIVVGSGLAGASAAATLGEQGYNVKCFCYQDSPRRAHSIAAQGGINAAKNYRNDGDSIFRLFYDTVKGGDFRARESNVYRLAQVSVNIIDQCVAQGVPFAREYGGYLDNRSFGGAQVSRTFYARGQTGQQLLLGAYQALSRQIAAGTVKMYPRTEMLDLVVVDGRARGIITRDLVTGKIERHVGDAVVLATGGYGNVFYLSTNAKGCNATAIWRAHRRGAFFGNPCFTQIHPTCIPVTGDHQSKLTLMSESLRNDGRIWVPKKKGDTRRPQDIPESERDYYLEERYPAFGNLVPRDVASRNAKQVCDEGRGVGPGGQGVYLDFADAIKRLGKQKIAERYGNLFDMYQQITGENPYEVPMRIYPAVHYTMGGLWVDYNLMSTIPGLFVAGEANFSDHGANRLGASALMQGLADGYFILPYTIANFLAGVKPGGLSTDHPAFAEAEGEVTDRIKRLLSINGKRTVDSFHRELGRLMWDECGMSRNDAGLRKALRRIPELREEFWQNVKVPGEGGELNQELEKAGRVADFFELAELMCIDALHRTESCGGHFREESQTEDGEAKRDDENFSYVAAWEYTGDLAKPELHKEPLVFEYVKPSQRSYK; via the coding sequence ATGAGCGAGACTAAGAGTGAGACGACAACTCGCACCGGCGTGCGCACGGTCGAGTATGTCAAGAGTCTGGACTCCAAAGCCCCCGGCGGCCCGATCGAACAGCGCTGGGACAAGCACCGCTTCGAGATGAAGCTGGTGAACCCGGCCAATCGGCGCCGGTACACGATTATCGTGGTAGGGTCGGGGCTGGCCGGCGCCTCGGCCGCTGCGACGCTCGGCGAGCAGGGCTACAACGTCAAGTGCTTCTGCTATCAGGACAGCCCGCGCCGCGCCCACTCGATCGCCGCCCAGGGCGGCATCAACGCCGCCAAGAACTACCGCAACGACGGCGACAGCATTTTCCGCCTCTTCTACGATACGGTGAAGGGGGGCGACTTCCGCGCCCGTGAGAGCAATGTCTATCGCCTGGCCCAGGTGTCGGTGAACATCATTGACCAGTGCGTGGCCCAGGGGGTGCCCTTCGCCCGCGAGTACGGCGGCTACCTTGATAACCGCTCCTTCGGCGGCGCCCAGGTGAGCCGCACCTTCTACGCTCGCGGCCAGACCGGGCAGCAGCTCCTGCTCGGCGCCTATCAGGCCCTCTCGCGGCAAATCGCCGCCGGAACGGTCAAGATGTACCCCCGCACCGAGATGCTCGACCTGGTAGTAGTTGATGGCCGCGCGCGCGGCATCATCACCCGCGATTTGGTTACCGGGAAGATCGAGCGCCACGTGGGCGATGCGGTGGTGCTGGCCACCGGCGGCTATGGCAACGTCTTCTATCTGAGCACCAACGCCAAGGGCTGCAACGCCACGGCCATCTGGCGCGCCCACCGGCGCGGGGCGTTCTTCGGCAATCCCTGCTTCACCCAGATCCATCCCACCTGCATTCCCGTCACCGGCGATCACCAGAGCAAGCTCACGCTGATGAGCGAGTCGCTGCGCAACGACGGGCGCATCTGGGTGCCCAAGAAGAAGGGCGATACCCGTCGGCCCCAGGACATTCCCGAAAGCGAGCGCGACTACTATCTGGAGGAGCGCTACCCGGCCTTTGGCAACCTGGTGCCCCGCGACGTGGCCTCGCGCAACGCCAAGCAGGTCTGCGACGAGGGCCGTGGGGTCGGCCCCGGCGGCCAGGGGGTGTACCTCGACTTTGCCGACGCGATCAAGCGGCTGGGCAAGCAGAAGATCGCCGAACGCTATGGCAACCTCTTCGATATGTACCAGCAGATCACCGGCGAGAATCCCTACGAGGTGCCGATGCGCATCTATCCCGCCGTGCACTACACCATGGGCGGGCTGTGGGTGGATTACAACCTGATGAGCACTATCCCCGGGCTGTTCGTAGCCGGCGAGGCTAACTTCTCCGACCACGGCGCGAACCGCCTCGGCGCATCGGCGCTGATGCAGGGCCTCGCCGATGGCTACTTCATTCTACCCTACACCATCGCCAACTTCCTGGCCGGCGTCAAGCCAGGCGGCCTCAGCACCGACCACCCGGCCTTCGCCGAGGCCGAGGGCGAGGTGACGGATCGCATCAAGCGGCTGCTCAGCATCAACGGCAAGCGCACCGTCGACTCCTTCCACCGCGAACTGGGCCGGTTGATGTGGGACGAGTGCGGCATGTCCCGCAATGATGCCGGTCTGCGTAAAGCGCTGCGGCGCATTCCCGAGTTGCGCGAGGAGTTCTGGCAGAACGTGAAGGTGCCGGGAGAAGGCGGCGAACTGAACCAGGAACTGGAGAAGGCGGGGCGCGTGGCTGACTTCTTCGAACTGGCCGAGCTGATGTGCATTGACGCTCTGCATCGCACCGAGTCCTGCGGCGGGCACTTCCGCGAAGAGAGCCAGACCGAGGACGGCGAAGCCAAGCGTGACGACGAAAACTTCTCCTACGTCGCCGCCTGGGAATACACCGGCGACCTTGCCAAACCCGAATTGCACAAGGAACCGCTGGTCTTCGAATACGTCAAGCCATCGCAGCGCAGCTATAAGTGA
- a CDS encoding glycosyltransferase 87 family protein, whose translation MEQFWLSDWRSLMGAVLHWLAGGDPYGAFTMPDGRAYEAGWYAYPPATLLLAAPLALLPWQVSGVLVQLLSIIGFERWAKRMSGRVALLWLLLWLPLMQGLVIGQTTLLALVGLMLAEQAMRSGHDRRAALLLALCLLKPQATILGALWLLWLALREGRWRLLGFFAGICALLWGGAALIAGPQIYVQWRHGLNAYRVALPDRPLLALPFGPVLGLLAAALWWRHGRHDPFGALVLLNTLLYPLSVIYIAVGIAFVVIRWRPAWPWYPLMLSWLIPAVFILGERTPDTIAGLTQAIIATGLLAGLLPRLPLPAIRRSAPPCYNTTDERPAPAGGPDRPRA comes from the coding sequence ATGGAGCAATTCTGGCTGTCGGACTGGCGTTCATTGATGGGGGCCGTATTGCACTGGCTGGCCGGCGGCGACCCGTATGGCGCGTTTACCATGCCCGATGGCAGGGCCTACGAAGCCGGCTGGTACGCCTATCCGCCAGCCACGCTGCTGCTGGCGGCGCCCCTGGCCTTGCTGCCCTGGCAGGTCAGCGGAGTGCTGGTGCAACTGCTCTCGATCATCGGCTTTGAACGCTGGGCGAAGCGGATGAGCGGGCGCGTCGCCCTGCTCTGGCTGCTGCTCTGGCTGCCGTTGATGCAGGGGCTGGTGATCGGGCAGACCACGCTGCTGGCCCTGGTGGGCCTGATGCTTGCCGAGCAGGCCATGCGCTCAGGCCATGACCGGCGCGCGGCGCTGCTTCTGGCCCTGTGCCTGCTCAAGCCCCAGGCTACCATTCTGGGGGCCCTGTGGCTGCTATGGCTGGCGCTGCGCGAGGGCCGCTGGCGCTTGCTCGGCTTCTTTGCCGGCATCTGCGCGTTGCTCTGGGGAGGCGCGGCGCTGATCGCCGGCCCGCAGATCTACGTGCAGTGGCGCCATGGCCTCAACGCTTATCGCGTGGCTCTGCCTGACCGGCCGCTCCTCGCGCTGCCCTTCGGTCCGGTGCTGGGGCTGCTGGCCGCGGCCCTCTGGTGGCGCCACGGGCGCCACGACCCCTTTGGCGCCCTGGTGCTGCTGAATACGCTGCTCTACCCCCTCTCGGTGATCTACATCGCCGTCGGGATCGCCTTCGTGGTCATCCGCTGGCGGCCCGCCTGGCCCTGGTACCCGCTGATGCTGAGCTGGCTCATCCCCGCCGTGTTCATCCTCGGCGAGCGAACCCCGGATACCATTGCCGGGCTGACCCAGGCGATCATCGCCACCGGCCTCCTCGCCGGGCTGCTGCCGCGCCTGCCATTGCCTGCGATCCGCCGCTCTGCTCCGCCGTGCTACAATACAACCGATGAGCGACCAGCGCCTGCCGGCGGCCCAGACCGCCCACGAGCTTGA